A DNA window from Carnobacterium iners contains the following coding sequences:
- a CDS encoding type II toxin-antitoxin system YafQ family toxin — MLKLRKTSLFKKQYKKMISSGRYKEENFVEILKKLVNQEPLDEKHNDHSLVGQKRPVRELHINPDWLLIYLIDDKQLILTVVQTGTHSDLFGHKQQF, encoded by the coding sequence ATGCTGAAACTAAGGAAAACCTCTTTATTTAAAAAGCAGTACAAGAAAATGATTAGTAGTGGTCGGTATAAAGAAGAAAATTTTGTAGAAATACTAAAAAAATTAGTGAATCAAGAACCATTAGATGAAAAACATAATGATCACTCTTTAGTAGGGCAAAAACGTCCTGTTAGAGAGTTACATATTAATCCTGATTGGCTTTTGATTTATTTAATTGATGATAAACAACTTATTCTTACGGTCGTTCAAACTGGAACTCATTCAGATTTATTTGGCCATAAGCAACAATTTTAA
- a CDS encoding type II toxin-antitoxin system RelB/DinJ family antitoxin: MTTKNVQIRMENELKEKSDELFNNLGTSTNEAIKIFLSTAVRTNGFPFEITLDKPNTETKKAIEEAYAIQDGKIEAQVYDTVDNFMKDLRS; this comes from the coding sequence TTGACTACAAAAAATGTTCAAATACGCATGGAAAATGAATTAAAAGAAAAATCAGATGAACTGTTCAATAACTTAGGTACATCTACTAATGAGGCTATTAAGATCTTTTTAAGTACAGCTGTTAGGACTAATGGTTTTCCGTTTGAAATTACGCTAGATAAACCAAATACTGAGACTAAAAAAGCTATTGAAGAAGCTTATGCTATTCAAGATGGCAAGATTGAGGCTCAAGTATATGATACTGTAGATAACTTTATGAAAGATTTAAGGTCGTAG
- a CDS encoding helix-turn-helix domain-containing protein produces MEISHEIKKRRTELNITQEELAERLDVTRAAVSNWEVGRNYPDIQLLLKISDELNISLDQLLRGDKTMVSSIDKKIKKGNFIDKYYIVFLTIVSTTLVGYFSFDNWVSTIIFGVISGGIFGVIIDSIGKSKTIK; encoded by the coding sequence ATGGAAATCAGTCATGAAATAAAAAAAAGAAGAACTGAATTGAATATTACTCAGGAAGAGCTTGCTGAACGATTGGATGTGACAAGGGCCGCAGTTTCAAATTGGGAAGTAGGAAGAAATTACCCTGATATTCAACTTTTGTTAAAAATTTCCGATGAGTTAAATATTTCTTTGGATCAATTATTGAGAGGGGATAAAACAATGGTTTCATCTATAGACAAGAAAATTAAAAAAGGTAATTTTATAGATAAGTATTATATTGTTTTCCTAACAATTGTTAGTACGACACTAGTGGGTTACTTTTCATTTGATAATTGGGTTTCAACTATTATCTTTGGAGTAATTAGTGGAGGAATCTTTGGAGTAATTATCGATTCCATTGGTAAAAGTAAGACTATTAAATAA